A portion of the bacterium genome contains these proteins:
- the tuf gene encoding elongation factor Tu (EF-Tu; promotes GTP-dependent binding of aminoacyl-tRNA to the A-site of ribosomes during protein biosynthesis; when the tRNA anticodon matches the mRNA codon, GTP hydrolysis results; the inactive EF-Tu-GDP leaves the ribosome and release of GDP is promoted by elongation factor Ts; many prokaryotes have two copies of the gene encoding EF-Tu) has product MAKEKFERNKPHVNVGTIGHVDHGKTTLTAAITARQAHKGLAEPVA; this is encoded by the coding sequence ATGGCCAAGGAGAAGTTCGAACGCAACAAGCCCCACGTCAACGTGGGGACGATCGGGCATGTGGACCATGGGAAGACGACGCTGACGGCGGCGATCACGGCGCGACAAGCGCATAAGGGTCTTGCCGAGCCGGTGGCGT